The Gemmatimonadota bacterium genome has a window encoding:
- a CDS encoding macrolide ABC transporter ATP-binding protein, whose product SGLNEAGTTIIMVTHDQTLADHAHRIIRLFDGRIVQEAAA is encoded by the coding sequence TAAGCGGCCTCAACGAAGCGGGCACGACCATCATCATGGTGACCCACGACCAGACGCTGGCCGACCACGCCCACCGGATCATCCGTCTCTTCGACGGGCGTATCGTGCAGGAAGCCGCGGCGTAG